The proteins below come from a single Desulfitobacterium metallireducens DSM 15288 genomic window:
- a CDS encoding helix-turn-helix transcriptional regulator: METIEIVPEEFATQLKLLRKKKDMTQQELAEKAQVTQQTISAIENGRLDPSLKLLITIAAALGVALLIKAIFSEKGGN, from the coding sequence TTGGAAACAATTGAAATAGTTCCGGAAGAATTTGCGACCCAGCTTAAATTGTTACGCAAAAAGAAAGACATGACTCAACAGGAACTGGCAGAAAAAGCTCAAGTTACTCAACAAACAATTTCAGCCATTGAAAACGGTCGTTTAGACCCCTCACTAAAATTACTTATAACTATTGCAGCAGCCTTAGGTGTAGCCCTTTTAATCAAAGCGATATTTTCAGAGAAAGGAGGAAATTAA
- the istB gene encoding IS21-like element helper ATPase IstB, with protein sequence MVNETTIGKLNEMRLTAMAESFRQQLQDPSYTALNFEERFGLMVDTEWARRKNNKLTRLIRKADLYFNQACIEDIEYHADRKLDKAQIARLSTCTYIQEKHNIIILGASGAGKTYLSCAFGIAACRNFYTVKYIRLPDLLNELAVARGEGIYKKVMKQYKQVSLLILDEWLLVPLGNSEARDLLEIVEARHKKGSTIFSSQFSPAGWHGKIGEDTLADAILDRIVHDSYTILIDGQDSMRKRKGIQE encoded by the coding sequence ATGGTTAACGAAACAACAATCGGCAAGCTTAATGAAATGCGACTCACTGCTATGGCAGAATCATTTCGCCAACAACTTCAAGATCCATCCTATACCGCATTAAATTTTGAAGAACGATTCGGGCTCATGGTGGACACGGAATGGGCAAGGCGTAAGAACAATAAACTCACTCGCCTCATCCGCAAAGCCGATCTTTACTTTAATCAAGCGTGCATTGAGGATATTGAATATCATGCGGATAGGAAATTGGACAAAGCACAAATCGCTCGGTTATCAACATGTACTTACATCCAAGAAAAACACAACATCATTATCCTTGGTGCTTCCGGCGCAGGAAAAACCTATCTCAGCTGTGCCTTCGGTATTGCCGCCTGCCGCAACTTCTATACAGTGAAGTATATTCGGCTTCCCGATTTACTGAATGAACTGGCAGTAGCACGAGGAGAAGGTATCTACAAAAAAGTAATGAAGCAATACAAGCAAGTCAGTCTGCTCATTCTAGATGAATGGTTACTCGTTCCACTGGGTAATAGTGAAGCACGTGATCTTTTAGAAATCGTGGAAGCGAGACACAAAAAGGGATCAACCATTTTCAGTTCTCAATTTTCACCCGCCGGATGGCATGGCAAAATTGGTGAGGATACTTTAGCTGATGCCATCTTGGACAGAATTGTTCATGATTCCTATACAATCTTGATCGATGGCCAAGATTCCATGCGTAAACGCAAAGGAATACAGGAATAA
- the istA gene encoding IS21 family transposase, with translation MTNYREILRLISQGISQRSIAVSCECSRNTVAKVVKRSNELNITWPLNPDRTNGELHKLFYPESTLPPTRKRPDNEYIHKEMAKSGVTLSLLWNEYCESCRLSNEIPLMYTQFCYHYQQYVAKTKATMHIGRKPGEQMEVDWAGQTASLVDTDTGESIAAYIFVAVLPYSQYAYVEAFLNQGQESWITAHVNAYKYFGGVTRILVPDNLKTGVERSSWYTPIINKSYHEMAEHYGTAVIPARVRKPKDKPSVEGTVGTISTWIVAALRRQQFFSLPELNLAIREKLEAFNSKPFQKKTGSRQSVFREEEKALLLPLPAVPYELAVWKVATVQFNYHVTVEKMHYSVPYEYIKHKVDVRITRYVVEVFFNNHRICSHPRLHGRPGQYSTVTEHMPEDHQKYTAWNGERFVFWAENVGKHTAVVVKAILSSHRIEQQGYKSCMGLLKLADKYSVSRLEAACEKALSYTPNPSYKSIQTIIKTGQDKIVKEEPVNPEKSSNSFGFTRGADYYRRNS, from the coding sequence ATGACCAATTATCGAGAGATTCTTCGGCTAATTAGCCAAGGAATCAGTCAACGCAGCATCGCAGTGAGCTGCGAATGCTCACGCAACACTGTTGCCAAGGTGGTGAAACGATCCAACGAGCTTAATATTACTTGGCCGTTAAACCCAGATCGGACGAATGGTGAATTGCACAAGCTTTTCTATCCTGAATCCACATTACCTCCTACCCGAAAGCGCCCGGATAATGAGTACATTCATAAAGAAATGGCGAAAAGCGGAGTAACGCTCAGTCTGCTTTGGAATGAATACTGCGAATCCTGCAGACTCAGCAATGAGATTCCCCTCATGTATACTCAGTTTTGCTACCATTATCAGCAGTATGTGGCGAAGACCAAAGCGACCATGCATATCGGACGAAAGCCTGGCGAACAAATGGAGGTCGACTGGGCAGGCCAAACGGCAAGCCTCGTGGATACGGATACAGGAGAGAGCATTGCTGCCTACATATTTGTAGCTGTTCTACCGTACAGTCAATATGCTTATGTGGAAGCTTTTCTGAATCAAGGCCAAGAATCCTGGATTACAGCTCATGTCAATGCCTACAAGTATTTTGGAGGCGTTACACGGATTCTTGTACCGGATAATCTGAAGACCGGTGTGGAACGCTCCTCATGGTATACGCCTATAATCAACAAGTCTTATCACGAAATGGCCGAGCACTATGGGACCGCTGTTATTCCTGCTCGGGTAAGAAAGCCCAAGGATAAACCCAGTGTTGAAGGGACGGTTGGCACCATTTCCACCTGGATCGTTGCGGCTCTCCGTCGTCAACAATTCTTTTCTCTTCCAGAACTTAACCTGGCGATACGAGAGAAACTGGAGGCCTTCAACAGTAAACCGTTTCAGAAGAAAACGGGAAGCCGTCAGAGCGTATTTCGAGAAGAAGAGAAAGCCCTGTTACTACCTCTTCCCGCAGTACCCTATGAATTAGCAGTTTGGAAGGTTGCCACCGTCCAATTTAACTATCATGTTACTGTAGAGAAAATGCATTACAGCGTCCCTTATGAATACATCAAACACAAAGTCGATGTCCGAATCACCCGTTATGTAGTTGAAGTGTTTTTTAATAATCACCGGATATGTTCCCATCCTCGCTTGCATGGTCGTCCCGGACAATACAGCACAGTTACGGAACATATGCCGGAAGACCATCAAAAGTATACAGCATGGAATGGCGAACGCTTCGTATTTTGGGCAGAAAACGTTGGTAAACATACCGCCGTGGTAGTGAAGGCAATCTTGTCTTCTCACCGTATAGAACAACAAGGCTACAAAAGCTGTATGGGTTTACTCAAACTAGCAGATAAATACTCGGTTAGTCGCTTAGAAGCAGCCTGTGAAAAAGCACTCTCCTACACACCCAACCCCAGCTACAAAAGCATTCAGACCATCATCAAAACGGGACAAGACAAAATCGTCAAGGAAGAGCCGGTTAACCCTGAGAAATCCTCTAACAGCTTTGGTTTTACCCGAGGCGCAGACTACTACAGGAGGAATTCATAA
- a CDS encoding YggT family protein has protein sequence MEQQSIKHRNNDQLRPQKIVYYILGVLEVLLAFRLVFKLLGANPASPFVSLIYTLTQIFLYPFMGIFPTAVTKGIEAQAILEPTTLIAMIVYAVIAWGIVKLIGIMKENAA, from the coding sequence ATGGAACAGCAATCGATAAAGCATAGAAATAATGATCAACTCAGGCCTCAGAAAATTGTTTATTATATATTGGGTGTTCTCGAAGTTTTATTGGCCTTTCGATTAGTCTTTAAACTCCTTGGAGCTAATCCGGCTAGCCCTTTTGTGTCTTTGATCTATACCTTGACGCAAATTTTTCTTTATCCCTTTATGGGAATCTTTCCTACGGCAGTAACCAAGGGAATTGAAGCTCAAGCGATTCTTGAACCGACAACCCTTATCGCAATGATTGTCTATGCTGTGATTGCCTGGGGAATTGTTAAATTGATAGGGATTATGAAGGAAAATGCGGCTTAA
- a CDS encoding acetylxylan esterase, with protein MSLIDEELEKLKSYTASVHRPIDFKDFWQKALQEDFQLTAQLELERISYPLTQVEVFKASLCASDGVMLKGYYLRPASVNIYPALVRFHGYSGNRGQISELLFWALQGYAILGLDVRGQCGETPDGRIYPQGGFSGWMTLGIDSPNHHYFRYVYLDAVRAIVALSKQPEVDSERLGVFGKSQGGGLAVISAGLINGLGEEVGLQTKVKVISAAIPFLADFRGSFKMQRDGEGPIAELSWYFRLSDPEHKHEEDVFKVLDYFDTVNFAPWVGEAGKKGFVSKSLVSMGLKDTACPPPTVYALYQALSGEKKLLVYPEYGHESPDEFVDRQLEFLARELR; from the coding sequence TTGTCCTTAATCGATGAAGAATTAGAAAAACTAAAAAGCTATACGGCTTCTGTCCATAGACCTATAGATTTTAAAGACTTTTGGCAGAAAGCGCTTCAGGAGGATTTTCAGCTGACGGCCCAGTTAGAGCTTGAACGCATATCATATCCCTTAACCCAGGTCGAAGTGTTTAAGGCTTCATTGTGCGCTAGTGACGGAGTGATGCTCAAGGGATATTATCTCCGTCCCGCTTCGGTAAACATCTATCCCGCCTTAGTAAGATTTCATGGCTATTCGGGGAACCGCGGTCAGATTTCAGAACTTCTTTTCTGGGCGTTGCAAGGGTATGCCATTCTGGGATTAGATGTCCGAGGACAATGCGGAGAAACACCGGATGGACGGATCTACCCACAGGGTGGATTTTCCGGATGGATGACGTTAGGAATTGATTCTCCAAATCATCATTATTTTCGATACGTGTATCTGGATGCAGTACGCGCAATTGTCGCTTTAAGCAAGCAACCTGAGGTCGACTCCGAGCGGCTGGGTGTGTTTGGAAAAAGCCAAGGGGGCGGACTAGCGGTGATTTCGGCGGGTCTAATCAATGGGTTGGGCGAAGAAGTAGGATTACAAACAAAGGTCAAGGTTATTAGTGCTGCGATTCCTTTTTTAGCCGATTTCAGAGGATCTTTTAAAATGCAGAGAGATGGAGAAGGTCCCATAGCGGAGCTCTCATGGTATTTCCGCCTTTCTGACCCGGAGCACAAGCATGAAGAAGACGTATTTAAAGTACTCGATTACTTTGACACCGTGAATTTTGCACCTTGGGTCGGCGAAGCAGGTAAAAAGGGTTTCGTCTCGAAGAGTTTGGTTTCTATGGGGTTAAAAGATACAGCTTGTCCGCCCCCAACGGTCTATGCACTTTATCAGGCGTTGAGCGGAGAAAAGAAATTATTAGTTTATCCGGAATACGGGCATGAGTCCCCGGATGAGTTTGTGGACCGACAGCTTGAGTTTTTGGCGAGGGAGTTGCGCTAA
- a CDS encoding AI-2E family transporter, giving the protein MFLNKIKSEDTLEGLISIGILFAIAYLLKDMVNLVLLTFLFSFVFYSIQNYFFQKMKSLNINRTEITLSLYLLAIVTVSLLLSRYIPVLIRELVSIGMQLSNFKIDNYPGKFDPRIINMAQSAFQSYSKDGGTLLLHTASSIWSFSLNLFIALILSLFFILEKESLLKFVHNLEQSRLHFAIKFYERIGASFLNSFGKVMQVQILISFINSILSVIFLFFLGFPQVVGLGFMIFVLGLIPVAGVIISFIPLSIVAYNLGGFVKIVYVIGLILVLHALESYILNPKLMSMKTKIPVFLTFVILIISEHFFGIWGLLFGVPLFIFILELLDVKTERLE; this is encoded by the coding sequence ATGTTTTTAAACAAAATAAAAAGTGAAGATACTCTAGAAGGGTTAATATCCATTGGAATCCTGTTCGCCATTGCGTATCTGTTAAAGGATATGGTTAATTTAGTCTTGTTAACCTTTCTATTTTCATTTGTCTTTTATAGTATTCAAAATTATTTCTTCCAGAAGATGAAAAGTCTAAATATAAACAGAACCGAAATTACTCTGTCCCTGTATTTACTAGCTATTGTTACCGTGAGCCTACTCTTATCACGATATATTCCGGTTTTAATTAGGGAATTAGTTTCGATTGGGATGCAACTCAGCAATTTTAAGATAGACAATTACCCGGGGAAATTTGATCCCCGAATAATCAATATGGCCCAATCTGCATTTCAATCCTATAGTAAAGACGGAGGCACTCTCCTTCTCCACACGGCTAGCAGCATCTGGTCATTTAGCTTAAATCTGTTTATCGCCTTAATTCTAAGTCTCTTTTTCATCCTGGAAAAAGAATCCTTGCTCAAATTCGTTCATAATCTTGAACAGAGCCGCCTCCATTTTGCCATTAAATTTTATGAGAGAATTGGAGCGTCTTTTCTCAATTCCTTTGGGAAAGTCATGCAAGTACAAATCCTGATTTCCTTTATCAATTCAATTCTTTCGGTCATCTTTCTCTTCTTTTTAGGATTCCCCCAAGTTGTAGGACTAGGTTTTATGATCTTTGTGCTGGGGCTTATTCCTGTAGCCGGAGTCATCATTTCATTTATCCCCTTGAGTATTGTCGCATATAATCTCGGGGGCTTTGTCAAAATTGTTTATGTCATTGGGCTTATTCTTGTCCTTCATGCTTTGGAAAGCTATATTCTAAACCCTAAACTTATGAGCATGAAGACTAAGATTCCCGTTTTTCTTACCTTTGTTATTCTTATTATCTCTGAACATTTCTTTGGAATTTGGGGGCTTCTCTTTGGAGTACCCTTGTTTATCTTTATTTTAGAATTACTGGATGTCAAAACAGAGAGACTAGAATAG
- a CDS encoding HesA/MoeB/ThiF family protein: MDLSQRYSRNRQTISEKDQLKLASSTVAIIGCGGLGGYIAEELTRLGVGHLILIDADRLEVSNLNRQIMATELNLGEWKIEAAQKRLYSINSEIKVDLVKEWFDENNGADLLREVDLVCDALDSLPARVALERVCHKMNIPLVFASIAGWYGLLGVSLPGDYSVAQLFSRGGERGIERTLGNPAFTPAVLASLSVAEAVKILMGLPLSLRHAWLQVDLLSMEFERFEMTI, translated from the coding sequence ATGGATCTGTCACAACGTTATTCACGAAACCGGCAAACAATCTCTGAAAAAGATCAATTAAAGCTTGCGTCCTCAACTGTGGCCATTATCGGATGTGGTGGGCTGGGTGGCTATATCGCTGAGGAGCTGACGCGTTTAGGAGTGGGACATCTCATTCTTATTGATGCGGATCGCTTGGAGGTCAGTAATTTAAATCGTCAAATTATGGCGACCGAGCTGAATCTTGGGGAATGGAAAATTGAGGCTGCTCAAAAACGATTATACAGTATTAATTCAGAAATAAAGGTTGACCTAGTGAAAGAATGGTTTGATGAAAATAATGGCGCAGATCTGTTACGTGAGGTAGATCTCGTTTGTGACGCTTTAGACTCGTTACCTGCTCGAGTCGCTTTGGAACGAGTATGTCATAAAATGAATATTCCTTTGGTTTTTGCAAGTATTGCAGGGTGGTACGGACTCTTGGGTGTGAGTCTTCCGGGAGATTATAGTGTAGCTCAGCTTTTTAGCCGTGGAGGAGAACGAGGCATTGAAAGGACGTTGGGAAACCCCGCTTTTACACCCGCGGTTCTGGCGAGTCTTAGTGTCGCTGAAGCAGTAAAAATTTTAATGGGGCTTCCGCTTTCTTTACGCCACGCCTGGTTACAGGTTGATCTGCTGTCCATGGAATTTGAACGGTTTGAAATGACAATTTGA
- the mobB gene encoding molybdopterin-guanine dinucleotide biosynthesis protein B: MEADMDNQNQTQIPVVSVVGKSDVGKTTLLEKLLKESKRRGWRVATVKHDVHGFDMDKPGKDTWRHAQAGADMVVISSPNKIAILESVDEDKSLDEVLSRVRGVDLIFTEGYRRANKAKIEIFRSEVYQELLCEPEELMAIAADVQLNNGVPCYGLDDAKGLCDLIAEKFNLR, translated from the coding sequence ATGGAAGCGGATATGGATAATCAGAATCAGACGCAAATTCCGGTGGTATCGGTGGTCGGGAAATCGGATGTGGGGAAAACAACGTTACTTGAGAAGCTTTTGAAAGAATCTAAACGGAGAGGGTGGCGGGTAGCCACTGTAAAGCACGATGTGCATGGCTTTGATATGGACAAGCCTGGTAAGGATACTTGGCGGCATGCTCAGGCGGGTGCAGATATGGTTGTTATTTCATCTCCAAATAAAATTGCAATTTTAGAAAGTGTAGATGAAGATAAGTCTTTAGATGAAGTTCTCAGTCGAGTCCGTGGAGTAGATCTTATTTTTACAGAAGGCTATCGGCGAGCGAATAAGGCAAAGATAGAGATTTTCCGTTCTGAAGTGTATCAAGAACTGCTTTGCGAGCCGGAAGAGCTCATGGCGATCGCAGCCGATGTTCAACTCAATAACGGAGTTCCATGTTATGGGTTAGATGATGCTAAAGGACTTTGTGATTTAATTGCAGAAAAGTTCAACTTAAGATAA
- a CDS encoding sigma-54-dependent Fis family transcriptional regulator: MSEHWDKFLNGKLIETDVTPVIYRSWQRSLNYNVNRSHISQNMILSTPHLRELRDSQEDLIRAAEPVLPYIFQLLVTSNYHVLLSDKKGFILEAKGDGPFVNKAERIHLSPGVNWREDVKGTNAIGTALTENIPISISGWEHYVKENHFLTCCAAPITGIQGDTLGVIDISGEFGNNQERILEIAMLGAKMIEQNLRSLDINRQLSFYQQGAKLAIELLQQGFISINYSGIITDINPIGASLLGRKREDVIGKQVKEVFSTPKGWILNQKELDFQSKNSAGNEIISKLKPITDESGKSLGAVGTVQLNFNPEHFAAGWVGSGSVSRQILEKVQRAALTHSSILLQGESGTGKEIIAQMIHKLSPHKQGPFVALNCAALPGSLLESELFGYVDGAFTGARRGGQLGKFELANQGTIFLDEIGDMPLTAQVALLRVLQEKEVTRIGDTKTHKIDVRVIVASHKDLNTMVDNQTFRLDLYYRLKVISIELPPLRERLEDIRELVPYFIQKSCALLGRPLLEVEEEVYPYLFAHSWPGNVRELENCIEGMVALANTPILSLNDLPLELRTLSLTESEPCETHALLFQQTRQTIIDALAQTQGKIAPAARILGIGRNTLYRKIKEMNINI, from the coding sequence ATGAGTGAACATTGGGACAAGTTTCTTAACGGTAAACTAATTGAAACTGACGTCACTCCCGTTATTTATCGCTCTTGGCAACGAAGTCTGAACTATAACGTTAATCGCTCACATATCTCTCAAAATATGATTCTATCAACGCCTCACTTACGTGAACTGCGAGATTCCCAAGAGGACTTAATTCGTGCCGCTGAACCGGTATTACCTTATATTTTTCAACTTCTAGTAACCTCGAATTATCATGTCCTTCTTAGTGACAAGAAAGGGTTTATTCTTGAAGCCAAAGGAGATGGCCCTTTTGTCAACAAAGCGGAAAGGATCCATTTATCCCCGGGAGTAAATTGGCGTGAAGACGTGAAGGGCACGAACGCGATTGGTACAGCACTTACGGAAAATATCCCTATCTCCATCTCCGGCTGGGAACATTATGTTAAAGAAAATCATTTTCTAACCTGTTGCGCTGCCCCCATCACAGGAATACAAGGGGATACCCTTGGCGTCATCGATATTAGTGGCGAATTTGGAAACAACCAAGAACGCATTTTGGAAATCGCCATGCTGGGAGCAAAAATGATTGAGCAAAATTTGCGTTCTCTAGATATTAATCGCCAACTCAGCTTCTATCAGCAAGGCGCGAAGTTAGCAATTGAATTACTCCAGCAAGGATTTATCTCCATTAATTACTCTGGAATCATTACCGACATTAACCCTATTGGCGCTTCTCTGCTCGGTCGAAAACGTGAAGACGTGATTGGCAAGCAGGTCAAAGAGGTCTTTAGCACCCCAAAGGGCTGGATTCTGAATCAAAAGGAATTAGATTTTCAATCTAAAAACTCAGCAGGTAACGAGATCATCTCTAAGCTCAAACCAATAACCGATGAATCAGGGAAATCTTTAGGTGCAGTTGGCACTGTGCAGTTAAACTTTAACCCAGAGCATTTTGCTGCAGGATGGGTTGGAAGTGGTTCAGTGTCTCGTCAGATTCTAGAAAAGGTCCAAAGGGCAGCCTTAACCCATTCTTCAATTCTTCTTCAAGGCGAGAGTGGGACGGGTAAAGAAATCATTGCCCAAATGATTCATAAACTGAGTCCTCATAAACAAGGGCCTTTTGTCGCCCTGAACTGTGCGGCCTTACCGGGTTCCCTCCTGGAAAGCGAACTATTTGGTTATGTAGACGGCGCCTTTACTGGAGCTCGCCGAGGTGGACAGCTTGGCAAATTTGAACTTGCTAACCAAGGCACAATTTTCTTAGACGAAATTGGCGATATGCCACTTACCGCACAAGTTGCTCTACTTCGGGTACTCCAGGAAAAGGAAGTTACCCGGATTGGCGATACAAAAACACATAAGATTGATGTCCGCGTTATCGTTGCCTCACACAAAGACCTCAATACCATGGTTGACAACCAAACATTCCGCCTTGATCTGTACTATCGCCTCAAGGTGATTTCCATTGAACTACCCCCGCTTCGTGAACGTCTTGAAGATATTCGTGAACTCGTGCCCTATTTCATCCAAAAGTCTTGTGCATTGCTTGGCCGGCCCCTTTTAGAAGTTGAGGAAGAGGTTTACCCCTATTTATTTGCCCATTCCTGGCCTGGGAATGTTCGCGAATTAGAGAACTGTATTGAGGGCATGGTTGCTCTAGCAAATACACCGATATTATCGCTCAACGATTTGCCCCTGGAATTAAGAACCCTTTCCCTCACTGAGTCCGAACCCTGTGAAACCCATGCTCTCCTGTTTCAACAAACCAGACAAACGATCATTGATGCACTCGCCCAAACCCAGGGCAAAATCGCGCCCGCAGCCCGAATCTTAGGCATTGGGCGAAATACGTTATACCGCAAGATCAAAGAAATGAATATTAATATATAG
- a CDS encoding aldehyde ferredoxin oxidoreductase family protein, whose product MGGYTGKILRINLTDRTSNTETLNLEMAKKYLGGRGLAGKMYTDEVATDVDPFSPDNKLFIATGALTGTNAPTSGRFMVVTKSPLNSTLASSNSGGFWGPQLKFAGYDMLILEGAASTPVYISIKDDQVEIKEADHLWGKDVYETSALLKQEFGDDQAKVLTIGPAGEKLSYMAAVMNDLYRAAGRNGVGAVMGSKKVKGIIVRGTGKVENADPEGMKAVLTDVLKKIRENGVTGQGLPTYGSAILVNIINENGVYPVNNFQESYDEDADKISGETMTDKHLIKKHPCYRCPIACGRYCKWDEGEGEGEGAGPEYETVWVFGSDCGIHDYDAIHQANDLCNKYGLDTISVGGTIAAGMELFQRGYIKPEELGGTPLEFGNVAGMVEWVRKIAFAEGLGAKMALGSYRFAESYGAPELSMSVKKQELPAYDPRGVQGQGLAYATNNRGGCHVRAYMISPEILGLPEKIDRFAIEGKAAWAKIFQDLTGVIDSIGLCLFSSFALGLSEYTQLVNAVTGFGYSEEELLQCGERIWNNERLHNLRVGYTKADDSLPKRLLDDPIVDGPSKGQVNRLEELLPEYYSVRGWDEEGVPTPEHLSALNM is encoded by the coding sequence ATGGGCGGTTATACCGGGAAAATTTTACGGATCAATTTAACGGATAGAACGAGTAATACTGAAACTTTAAATCTAGAAATGGCTAAAAAGTACTTGGGTGGGCGCGGTCTCGCTGGTAAAATGTATACGGATGAAGTGGCAACGGATGTGGATCCCTTTTCACCTGATAATAAACTATTTATTGCTACAGGTGCACTGACGGGAACGAATGCACCGACCTCGGGTCGTTTTATGGTGGTAACAAAATCCCCTCTTAATAGTACGTTAGCTTCCTCGAATTCCGGAGGATTTTGGGGACCCCAACTTAAGTTTGCAGGATACGATATGCTCATCTTAGAAGGGGCAGCATCTACTCCTGTTTATATCTCCATTAAAGATGATCAGGTGGAGATTAAGGAAGCTGACCATCTTTGGGGAAAAGATGTTTATGAAACTTCAGCGCTTCTCAAGCAAGAGTTCGGAGATGATCAAGCGAAAGTCTTAACAATCGGTCCTGCCGGTGAGAAGCTATCCTATATGGCTGCAGTCATGAATGACCTTTATCGCGCAGCAGGACGTAATGGCGTCGGTGCTGTTATGGGATCCAAAAAGGTTAAAGGAATCATCGTCCGGGGTACAGGAAAAGTGGAAAATGCAGATCCTGAGGGTATGAAAGCCGTTCTTACTGATGTATTGAAGAAAATTCGGGAAAATGGAGTTACAGGCCAGGGATTGCCTACCTATGGAAGTGCCATCTTGGTTAATATTATTAATGAAAATGGGGTTTATCCTGTTAACAATTTCCAAGAATCGTATGATGAGGATGCTGATAAAATTAGTGGTGAGACAATGACGGATAAGCATCTCATTAAAAAACATCCATGTTATCGTTGTCCCATTGCTTGTGGACGTTATTGTAAATGGGATGAAGGTGAAGGAGAAGGCGAAGGCGCGGGTCCTGAGTATGAAACGGTATGGGTTTTTGGTTCGGACTGTGGAATTCATGACTATGATGCCATTCATCAAGCGAATGACCTTTGTAATAAGTATGGATTAGATACCATTTCTGTAGGGGGAACGATTGCAGCCGGAATGGAGTTATTTCAACGGGGATATATCAAACCTGAGGAGTTGGGTGGAACTCCTTTAGAGTTCGGAAATGTGGCAGGAATGGTTGAGTGGGTTCGGAAAATCGCTTTTGCGGAAGGTTTAGGCGCCAAAATGGCCTTAGGTTCTTATCGCTTTGCTGAAAGCTATGGTGCTCCCGAGCTATCGATGTCAGTTAAAAAACAGGAGCTTCCGGCATATGATCCACGCGGTGTACAAGGGCAAGGATTAGCGTATGCAACGAATAATCGTGGGGGATGCCATGTCCGCGCATATATGATTTCGCCGGAGATCCTTGGGCTTCCTGAAAAAATTGATCGTTTCGCGATTGAGGGAAAAGCAGCTTGGGCCAAGATTTTTCAGGATCTTACTGGAGTCATTGATTCAATTGGTCTTTGTCTCTTCTCTTCCTTTGCCCTGGGGCTATCGGAATATACCCAACTTGTTAATGCTGTGACAGGGTTCGGTTATTCTGAAGAAGAGCTTCTGCAATGTGGAGAACGAATTTGGAATAACGAACGCCTTCATAATTTGCGTGTGGGTTATACGAAAGCAGATGACAGTCTACCCAAACGGTTACTTGATGATCCGATTGTAGATGGACCTTCCAAGGGACAGGTTAATAGACTCGAAGAACTCTTGCCGGAGTATTATAGTGTTCGCGGGTGGGATGAAGAGGGAGTGCCTACTCCTGAGCATCTCAGTGCCTTGAACATGTAA
- a CDS encoding MoaD/ThiS family protein: protein MNVKIKLFATFREGRFKVEEREFPEESQVGDVLQSLGIAPEEVAICLVNGRDAKEDRILEEGDTLSLFPPVGGG, encoded by the coding sequence ATGAATGTGAAAATTAAGCTCTTTGCAACGTTTCGAGAGGGACGATTTAAGGTGGAAGAGCGAGAATTCCCGGAAGAAAGTCAGGTCGGGGATGTTTTGCAATCCCTAGGAATAGCTCCGGAAGAAGTGGCTATTTGTTTAGTAAACGGACGGGATGCAAAGGAAGATCGTATCTTGGAAGAGGGGGATACCCTTTCGCTTTTCCCACCAGTCGGAGGAGGATAA